Proteins encoded within one genomic window of Deltaproteobacteria bacterium:
- a CDS encoding DegT/DnrJ/EryC1/StrS family aminotransferase yields the protein MPEGRSVPFFNYQALFTAQEPEIMAVVRDVLSRGAYILQSDLVEFEANLAAYLNVRHAFGVADGTNALKLALLAIDCGPGDEVIVPAHTYIASAAAVHFVGATPVLCECGPDHMIDVESARRLVSKRAKALMPVQLNGRTANMEAVLLLAREQGLHVVEDAAQALGSRFDGQAAGTFGAAGTFSFYPAKVLGCFGDGGAVVTNDDAIAERISLLRDHGRNRDGEVVAWGTNCRLDNLQAAVLNLKLASFDAALERRREIARRYDEGLRDLAQLRVPPPPNADPRHHDIFQNYEIEAEQRDQLKKYLEGCGVRTIVQFGGKAVHQFAGLGFTGVQLPKTEEMYRRLLLLPMNTTLCDDDVSYVVESVRAFYRGRA from the coding sequence ATGCCGGAAGGTCGCTCGGTCCCGTTCTTCAACTACCAGGCTCTCTTCACGGCCCAAGAGCCCGAGATCATGGCCGTCGTTCGCGACGTCTTGAGCCGCGGCGCGTACATCCTCCAGAGCGACCTCGTTGAGTTCGAGGCGAACCTCGCCGCGTACCTCAACGTGCGCCACGCGTTCGGCGTCGCCGACGGCACGAACGCATTGAAGCTCGCGCTACTCGCGATCGACTGCGGCCCCGGTGACGAAGTGATCGTTCCCGCGCACACGTACATCGCGAGCGCAGCAGCCGTTCACTTCGTCGGAGCCACGCCGGTCCTCTGCGAGTGCGGGCCCGACCACATGATCGACGTCGAGTCTGCGCGCAGGCTCGTCAGCAAGCGAGCGAAAGCACTCATGCCCGTCCAGCTCAATGGCCGCACGGCGAACATGGAGGCGGTGCTTCTCCTTGCGCGCGAGCAGGGTCTGCACGTAGTCGAGGACGCCGCGCAAGCGCTGGGCTCGCGCTTCGATGGCCAAGCGGCAGGCACCTTCGGCGCGGCGGGAACCTTCAGCTTCTATCCCGCGAAAGTGCTGGGCTGCTTCGGCGACGGCGGGGCGGTCGTCACGAACGATGACGCGATCGCGGAGCGGATCTCGCTGCTCCGCGATCACGGGCGAAATCGCGATGGCGAGGTGGTTGCGTGGGGTACGAACTGCCGCCTCGACAATCTGCAAGCCGCGGTGCTGAATCTCAAGCTCGCGAGTTTCGATGCCGCGCTCGAACGCCGCCGCGAAATCGCGCGCCGCTACGACGAGGGACTGCGCGACCTCGCGCAGCTCCGCGTGCCGCCCCCGCCGAACGCCGATCCGCGTCACCACGACATCTTCCAGAACTACGAGATCGAAGCCGAGCAGCGCGATCAGTTGAAGAAGTACCTCGAAGGTTGCGGCGTTCGCACGATCGTCCAGTTCGGCGGGAAGGCGGTGCATCAGTTCGCGGGTTTGGGTTTCACGGGCGTGCAGCTTCCCAAAACCGAGGAGATGTACCGGCGCCTGCTGCTGCTGCCGATGAATACGACGCTCTGCGATGACGACGTGAGCTACGTGGTCGAGTCGGTGCGGGCCTTCTATCGCGGGCGAGCCTGA
- a CDS encoding thiamine pyrophosphate-dependent dehydrogenase E1 component subunit alpha, translating to MAAKPTRPSELGGLADPAEFTAPIAIDGVEPETLRGYLRSMLKIRIVEEVVGELVERGLARAPCHLGIGQEAVAVGVSAQLEATDRVFGGHRSHAHYLALGGDVYRLLAEILGKEDGTSKGMGGSMHLLGREVGFHGSVPLVGATIPIAVGAGLACKMDGRGAIAVSYFGDGAAEEGVFHESMNLAAVLQLPVLFVCENNLYSSHLDIGVRQPSDRVARYGEAHRISSVTVDGNDVVAVESAASELIGAARRGDGPALLEAVTYRHRGHVGPREDVDVGIRRSQSEIQAWKGRDPIARVANAMQGHELLDEPALHAIEANLREEIAAACQRAEAASYPADSALLDRVFAETSA from the coding sequence ATGGCCGCGAAGCCTACGCGGCCGTCGGAACTGGGCGGCCTCGCGGATCCGGCGGAGTTCACCGCTCCGATCGCGATCGACGGAGTCGAACCCGAAACGCTGCGTGGTTACCTGCGCTCGATGCTGAAGATCCGAATCGTCGAGGAGGTCGTCGGCGAGCTGGTGGAGCGCGGGCTCGCCCGAGCGCCGTGTCACTTGGGAATCGGGCAGGAAGCCGTCGCGGTCGGAGTCTCTGCGCAGCTCGAGGCGACTGATCGGGTGTTTGGCGGACACCGCTCGCATGCGCACTACCTGGCCTTGGGGGGCGATGTCTATCGCCTGCTCGCCGAGATCCTGGGCAAGGAGGACGGCACGTCGAAGGGCATGGGCGGCTCGATGCACCTGCTCGGGCGCGAAGTCGGTTTTCACGGGAGCGTTCCCCTCGTGGGCGCCACGATTCCGATCGCTGTCGGCGCAGGGCTCGCCTGCAAGATGGATGGGCGCGGCGCGATTGCCGTGAGCTACTTCGGAGACGGAGCTGCTGAGGAGGGGGTCTTCCACGAGTCGATGAATCTCGCCGCGGTGCTCCAGCTGCCAGTGCTCTTCGTGTGTGAGAACAACCTCTACTCGAGTCATCTCGACATCGGCGTTCGGCAGCCGAGCGATCGCGTCGCCCGCTATGGCGAAGCCCATCGCATCTCGAGCGTGACGGTCGATGGCAACGATGTTGTCGCGGTCGAGAGTGCGGCTAGCGAACTGATCGGCGCCGCGCGGCGTGGCGACGGCCCGGCATTGCTCGAGGCCGTCACGTATCGGCACCGGGGCCACGTGGGTCCGCGCGAGGACGTCGACGTCGGAATTCGGCGCAGCCAGTCGGAGATTCAAGCGTGGAAGGGGCGCGATCCCATTGCACGCGTCGCGAATGCAATGCAGGGGCATGAGCTTCTCGATGAGCCGGCGCTGCACGCAATCGAGGCGAACCTGCGCGAGGAGATCGCCGCGGCTTGCCAACGCGCCGAGGCCGCGTCGTACCCCGCCGACTCCGCTCTGCTCGATCGCGTCTTTGCGGAGACCAGCGCGTGA
- a CDS encoding alpha-ketoacid dehydrogenase subunit beta, whose translation MSASETNYGSAIRAGFEYLLSSYPKVFAIGQGLWSPWYVGNSMTDLDRKFGRDRIIDTPVSELACTGAAIGASLCGYRPIVVHPRMDFMLLAVDQIVNQAAKWSHMLGGQVSPAVTVRAIINRGGEQGAQHSQSLHAWFAHIPGLRVVMPSTPTDARDLLIASVLCDDPVLYIDDRWLYERSEVLAPPRELALRDQRCAIRRSGRDVTLVGAGYSAFLCEQAADQLSAQGVDCEVIDPRVINPLDEATILASVNRTRALCVVDGGWRNSGFAGEVLALTAEALELGTLRVPPIRITLPDAPAPTSKTLEAIYYPTVESIVAAVANQLR comes from the coding sequence GTGAGCGCATCCGAGACGAACTACGGATCGGCGATTCGCGCGGGCTTCGAGTACCTGCTCAGCAGCTACCCGAAGGTCTTCGCGATCGGCCAGGGACTTTGGAGCCCTTGGTACGTCGGAAACTCGATGACGGACCTCGATCGGAAGTTCGGTCGCGATCGAATCATCGACACGCCCGTGTCCGAACTCGCGTGCACAGGGGCCGCGATTGGGGCATCGCTTTGCGGTTATCGGCCCATCGTGGTGCACCCGCGCATGGACTTCATGCTGCTCGCGGTGGACCAAATCGTGAACCAAGCAGCGAAGTGGTCCCACATGCTGGGAGGGCAAGTGTCCCCGGCAGTGACCGTGCGGGCGATCATCAACCGCGGTGGCGAACAGGGTGCCCAGCACTCGCAGTCCTTACACGCTTGGTTCGCTCACATCCCAGGGCTTCGCGTCGTGATGCCATCGACGCCCACAGACGCGCGAGATCTACTGATCGCGTCGGTGCTCTGTGACGACCCGGTCCTATACATCGACGACCGCTGGCTGTACGAGCGCTCCGAAGTCCTCGCGCCGCCCCGCGAGCTCGCGCTGCGCGATCAGCGCTGCGCGATTCGTCGCAGCGGTCGCGACGTCACGTTGGTCGGCGCGGGCTACTCCGCGTTCTTGTGCGAACAGGCGGCTGATCAACTCAGCGCGCAGGGCGTCGACTGCGAGGTGATCGATCCCCGCGTCATCAACCCCCTCGACGAAGCGACGATCCTCGCCTCCGTCAATCGCACACGCGCGCTTTGCGTCGTCGATGGTGGTTGGCGGAACTCCGGTTTCGCAGGCGAGGTCCTGGCGCTCACCGCGGAAGCGCTCGAGCTCGGCACGCTGCGCGTGCCGCCCATTCGGATCACGCTCCCCGATGCCCCGGCTCCCACCAGCAAGACTCTGGAAGCCATCTACTACCCGACGGTCGAGTCGATCGTGGCGGCGGTTGCGAATCAGCTGCGGTGA
- a CDS encoding sugar transferase: MKRLIDVSVSLLGLIAASPLLLPVMFLIWLQDRHSPLYIAPRTGLAEQPFSMVKLRSMRVWADKTGVDSTASNDQRITPIGAFVRRYKLDELMQLWNVLRGDMSLVGPRPNVERETRLYTAEEKRLLRVRPGITDFASIVFADEGSILEGRPDPDLAYNQLIRPWKSRLGLFYIDHRSTSLDLLLIGLTAVSFASRSAALRAVASRLNALDAPEELARVARREQPLVAAPPPGSREIVTARA, translated from the coding sequence ATGAAGCGCCTGATCGACGTTTCTGTCTCTCTGCTCGGCCTGATCGCCGCGTCGCCTCTCCTGCTGCCGGTGATGTTCCTGATCTGGCTTCAAGACCGACACTCACCGCTGTACATCGCACCTCGGACCGGACTCGCCGAGCAGCCGTTCTCGATGGTCAAGCTGCGCTCGATGCGCGTGTGGGCAGACAAGACGGGCGTCGACTCGACGGCGTCGAACGACCAGCGCATCACCCCGATCGGCGCGTTCGTTCGCCGTTACAAGCTCGATGAGCTGATGCAGCTGTGGAACGTGCTGAGGGGTGACATGAGCCTGGTAGGGCCGCGCCCCAACGTCGAGCGTGAGACGCGCCTGTACACCGCAGAGGAGAAGCGTCTTCTTCGCGTACGGCCCGGCATTACCGATTTTGCTTCGATCGTGTTCGCTGATGAAGGTTCGATTCTCGAGGGACGCCCGGACCCCGACCTCGCGTACAACCAACTGATTCGCCCTTGGAAGAGCCGCCTGGGGCTCTTCTACATCGATCATCGCAGCACCAGCTTGGATCTCTTGCTGATCGGGCTGACCGCGGTTTCCTTCGCCTCGAGGAGCGCGGCGTTGCGAGCGGTCGCTAGCCGGCTTAACGCGCTAGACGCACCCGAGGAACTCGCGCGGGTCGCTCGGCGCGAGCAACCCCTCGTCGCGGCACCGCCGCCTGGGTCGCGCGAGATCGTTACGGCGCGCGCCTGA
- a CDS encoding amino acid permease: MHGKRKLGVVLATGLVAGNMIGSGIFLLPATLASVGGVALIGWLFAAFGALVLALLFGRLADRHPLAGGPASYVFADVGPFAGFQATICYWAACLIGNVAIATAAAGYLGALVPGLTGAAIPLAAIALLWLLALANFVSPRFVGQLDGLLLIAGLVPLLLIATAGWLAFDVDLFRDSWNPGGASVAATIPSALVLVFWAFTGLESACVAAAVVDDPRRNVPIATLAGVAFAALVYISASTVMTGLVPADQLAASSAPFALAAARTLGESAGPVIAAFALLKALGTLAGWVLLTAQVSQAAAERGLLPAAFARVRSGDTPALGLVAAGVIGTLAIALTVSPTLGEQFGILIEASTLFALLTYAGACVGALLRGERSDVALAVIGGAFCVVVIAGSSRSALAATAVAIVAAALAWPLVRARATRSS, encoded by the coding sequence GTGCACGGCAAGCGCAAGCTCGGCGTCGTGCTCGCGACTGGCCTCGTCGCGGGCAACATGATCGGCTCCGGCATCTTCCTCTTGCCCGCGACGCTCGCGAGCGTCGGCGGCGTCGCGCTGATCGGCTGGCTGTTCGCGGCATTCGGAGCGCTCGTGCTCGCGCTGCTCTTCGGCCGCCTCGCCGATCGCCATCCGCTCGCGGGCGGACCGGCGAGCTACGTGTTCGCCGATGTCGGTCCGTTCGCGGGCTTCCAGGCGACGATTTGTTATTGGGCCGCCTGCTTGATCGGGAACGTCGCGATCGCGACCGCCGCTGCGGGCTATCTCGGCGCGCTCGTTCCCGGCCTGACGGGCGCCGCGATTCCGCTCGCGGCGATCGCGCTGCTCTGGCTGCTCGCACTCGCGAACTTCGTGAGCCCGCGCTTTGTGGGCCAACTCGACGGGCTGCTACTGATCGCCGGCCTCGTGCCGCTCCTGTTGATCGCCACCGCGGGCTGGCTCGCCTTCGACGTGGACTTGTTCCGCGACTCGTGGAATCCGGGCGGAGCGAGCGTCGCGGCCACGATTCCGAGCGCGCTCGTGCTGGTGTTCTGGGCCTTCACCGGGCTCGAGAGCGCGTGCGTCGCGGCAGCCGTCGTGGATGACCCGCGGCGCAACGTCCCGATCGCGACGCTCGCGGGCGTCGCCTTCGCCGCGCTCGTCTACATCTCGGCCAGCACGGTGATGACTGGCCTCGTGCCCGCCGATCAACTGGCGGCATCCTCCGCTCCGTTCGCACTCGCAGCAGCGCGCACGCTCGGCGAGTCCGCGGGGCCGGTGATCGCGGCGTTCGCGCTGCTGAAGGCGTTAGGGACGCTCGCGGGCTGGGTGCTGCTCACGGCGCAAGTGAGCCAGGCCGCTGCCGAGCGCGGCCTCCTGCCCGCCGCGTTCGCGCGCGTGCGCAGCGGCGACACGCCAGCGCTCGGGCTCGTCGCGGCGGGCGTGATCGGCACGCTCGCGATCGCGCTCACCGTTTCACCCACGCTCGGCGAGCAGTTCGGAATCCTGATCGAAGCGTCGACGCTGTTCGCGCTGCTCACCTACGCCGGCGCCTGCGTGGGCGCGCTGCTTCGCGGCGAGCGCTCGGACGTCGCGCTCGCCGTGATCGGCGGTGCGTTCTGCGTCGTCGTGATTGCGGGGTCGTCGCGTTCCGCGCTCGCGGCGACTGCGGTCGCGATCGTCGCTGCCGCGCTCGCCTGGCCGCTCGTCAGAGCTCGAGCGACACGCTCGTCGTGA
- a CDS encoding aromatic ring-hydroxylating dioxygenase subunit alpha, with translation MTTANCDDFGLPSWIYRDPEFLALERERVFRPSWQVVCHVSDVPRPGDFHTFEFSGELLFVVRGADGAVRGFHNVCRHRGARLLDGASGSCRRIVCPYHAWAYELDGRLAGVPNRSDYPSLDFAKNGLAPVDSEVCAGFVFVRLSSGGPSVAEMLAPFASEIARYRFEELRPLGAVRLRPRAVNWKNVGDNYSDGLHISVAHPGLTRLFASTYRVDSREWIDRMEGALQKEPSANWSERAYQAFLPEVPGLAREAQRRWVYFKLWPNFAFDVYPDQVDFMQWIPLSPTETLIREIAYALPDERREMRAARYLNWRVNRRVSIEDKDLIERVQAGMASSSFSAGPLARGEVALRRFGSRMRTLIPESRELAQPPPGWSSRPRASH, from the coding sequence GTGACGACTGCGAACTGCGACGACTTCGGCCTTCCCTCCTGGATCTACCGCGATCCGGAGTTCCTCGCGCTCGAGCGCGAGCGCGTGTTCCGGCCGTCGTGGCAGGTCGTGTGCCACGTGAGCGACGTCCCGAGGCCCGGCGACTTCCACACCTTCGAGTTCTCAGGGGAGCTGCTGTTCGTCGTGCGCGGCGCAGATGGCGCCGTGCGCGGCTTCCACAACGTGTGCCGGCACCGCGGCGCGCGCCTGCTCGACGGCGCGAGCGGCAGCTGCCGCCGCATCGTGTGCCCGTATCACGCCTGGGCGTATGAGCTCGACGGCCGGCTCGCCGGCGTTCCCAATCGCAGCGACTACCCCTCGCTCGACTTCGCGAAGAACGGGCTCGCGCCGGTCGACAGCGAAGTGTGCGCCGGCTTCGTGTTCGTGCGCCTCTCGAGCGGCGGCCCGAGCGTCGCCGAGATGCTGGCGCCGTTCGCGAGCGAGATCGCGCGGTACCGCTTCGAGGAGCTCCGGCCGCTCGGCGCCGTGCGCTTGCGACCGCGCGCGGTGAACTGGAAGAACGTGGGCGACAACTACTCCGACGGCCTGCACATCTCCGTCGCGCACCCCGGGCTCACGCGCCTGTTCGCGAGCACCTATCGCGTCGACTCGCGCGAGTGGATCGATCGCATGGAGGGCGCGCTGCAGAAGGAGCCGTCCGCGAACTGGTCGGAGCGCGCTTATCAGGCGTTCTTGCCCGAAGTGCCCGGCCTCGCGCGCGAGGCGCAGCGGCGCTGGGTCTACTTCAAGCTGTGGCCGAACTTCGCGTTCGACGTCTACCCCGATCAGGTCGACTTCATGCAGTGGATTCCGCTCTCGCCGACCGAGACGCTGATTCGCGAGATCGCCTACGCGCTGCCCGACGAGCGCCGCGAGATGCGCGCCGCGCGGTATCTCAACTGGCGCGTCAACCGGCGCGTGAGCATCGAGGACAAGGATCTGATCGAACGCGTGCAGGCAGGCATGGCGTCGTCGAGCTTCAGCGCGGGGCCGCTCGCGCGCGGTGAGGTCGCGCTGCGCAGGTTCGGCTCGCGCATGCGCACGCTGATTCCCGAGAGCCGCGAGCTCGCGCAGCCGCCGCCCGGCTGGTCTTCGCGACCGCGCGCGAGTCATTAG
- a CDS encoding amino acid permease, with protein sequence MQMIALGGVIGAGLFVGSGVVVKAAGPAAVLSFAITGALVVLVMRMLGEMAVAFPAIGGFYEYARLALGERAGFLTGFMYWYFWVIVVALEAVAGADLLRVWFPGVAPWVFTLSLTALFMALNLLSVRTWGETEFWFASIKVAAIVAFLIAGAAWALGLWPGAGGGFGNLTAHGGFFPNGIAPVLTGAVAATGFYFGAELVTIAAAESAAPERAVASAVQSVISRVLVFYIGSIFLVVTILPWNDAGIARPYVSALEELGVPAAAHLMNAVILTAVLSALSSGLYASSRMLMALARRGDAPRVFAQLDARGVPAPAILAGSAFGYVAVLMSYVSPDRVFKFLVDSYGTVAIFVYVAIAFSQLRLRARLEREAPEKLRVKMWAYPHLTRLAIGGMLAIVAAMALIPEQRAPLGFGVASVCIMLVGFELRRRRA encoded by the coding sequence ATGCAGATGATCGCGCTCGGCGGCGTGATCGGCGCCGGGCTCTTCGTCGGCAGCGGCGTCGTCGTGAAAGCCGCCGGCCCCGCGGCGGTGCTGTCGTTCGCGATCACGGGCGCGCTCGTCGTGCTGGTGATGCGCATGCTCGGCGAGATGGCCGTCGCGTTCCCCGCGATCGGCGGCTTCTACGAGTACGCGCGGCTCGCGCTCGGCGAACGCGCGGGCTTCCTCACGGGCTTCATGTACTGGTACTTCTGGGTGATCGTGGTCGCGCTCGAAGCGGTCGCAGGCGCAGACTTGTTACGGGTGTGGTTCCCCGGAGTCGCGCCGTGGGTCTTCACGCTCTCGCTCACGGCGCTGTTCATGGCGCTCAACCTGCTCTCGGTGCGCACGTGGGGCGAGACGGAGTTCTGGTTCGCGTCGATCAAGGTGGCCGCGATCGTCGCGTTCCTGATCGCGGGAGCGGCGTGGGCGCTCGGCCTCTGGCCCGGCGCGGGCGGCGGCTTCGGGAATCTCACCGCGCACGGCGGCTTCTTTCCCAACGGCATCGCGCCGGTCCTAACAGGCGCCGTCGCGGCGACCGGCTTCTACTTCGGCGCGGAGCTCGTCACCATCGCGGCGGCCGAGAGCGCGGCGCCGGAGCGCGCGGTCGCGAGCGCGGTGCAGTCGGTGATCTCGCGCGTGCTCGTGTTCTACATCGGCTCGATCTTCCTCGTCGTCACGATCCTGCCGTGGAACGACGCGGGCATCGCACGCCCGTACGTGAGCGCTCTCGAAGAGCTCGGCGTTCCCGCCGCGGCGCATCTGATGAACGCGGTGATCCTCACCGCCGTGCTCTCGGCGCTGAGCTCCGGGCTCTACGCGTCGTCGCGCATGCTGATGGCGCTCGCGCGACGCGGCGACGCGCCGCGCGTGTTCGCGCAGCTCGATGCGCGCGGCGTGCCCGCGCCCGCGATCCTCGCCGGCAGCGCGTTCGGCTACGTCGCGGTGCTGATGAGCTACGTCTCGCCCGATCGCGTCTTCAAGTTCCTCGTCGACTCGTACGGCACCGTCGCGATCTTCGTCTACGTCGCGATCGCGTTCTCGCAGCTGCGCCTGCGCGCGCGCCTCGAACGCGAGGCGCCCGAGAAGCTGCGCGTGAAGATGTGGGCGTATCCGCATCTCACGCGGCTCGCGATCGGCGGGATGCTCGCGATCGTGGCGGCGATGGCGCTGATTCCCGAGCAGCGCGCGCCGCTCGGCTTCGGCGTCGCGAGCGTGTGCATCATGCTCGTGGGCTTCGAGCTGCGAAGGCGCCGCGCGTGA